In Allomuricauda ruestringensis DSM 13258, the following proteins share a genomic window:
- a CDS encoding sigma-54 interaction domain-containing protein: MESVQSIKQRFELIGNDVKLNRAIEKAIQVAPTDISVLVTGESGVGKESIPKIIHSLSHRKHAKYIAVNCGAIPEGTIDSELFGHEKGAFTGATQTRNGYFEVADKGTIFLDEVGELPLTTQVRLLRVLENGEFLKVGSSQVQKTDVRIVAATNINMFEAIKKEKFREDLYYRLSTVEINLPPLRDRRDDIHLLFRKFASDFGQKYKMPTIRLEDDAVELLLKYRWPGNIRQLRNIAEQVSVLEENRNISAATLNSYLPNASSSNLPAVIKQSKKEGDFSNEREILYKVLFDMKGDLNDLKKLTLELLKDNDSNKVQRENEGLIRKIYGNQEEEDVEHEEKPTAELLHLPEPVVEASAPSTTHQPPEDRYHFAEEIEEEETLSLQEKEIELIKKSLERNKGKRKAAAAELGISERTLYRKIKQYDL; this comes from the coding sequence ATGGAAAGTGTACAATCCATAAAACAACGGTTCGAGCTCATCGGAAACGATGTAAAACTCAATCGGGCCATAGAAAAAGCCATACAAGTCGCACCCACCGATATTTCGGTTTTGGTGACCGGCGAAAGCGGTGTGGGAAAGGAATCCATTCCTAAAATCATCCATTCACTCTCCCACCGCAAGCATGCTAAATACATTGCGGTAAACTGCGGAGCTATTCCCGAAGGAACTATAGACAGTGAATTGTTTGGTCACGAAAAAGGGGCTTTTACTGGTGCCACCCAAACCCGTAACGGTTATTTTGAAGTGGCCGATAAAGGCACCATCTTTTTGGACGAAGTAGGTGAGCTTCCGTTGACCACTCAGGTTCGATTGCTACGTGTACTGGAAAATGGCGAGTTCCTAAAAGTAGGATCCTCTCAAGTACAAAAAACCGATGTTCGTATTGTGGCGGCCACCAATATTAATATGTTCGAGGCCATTAAAAAGGAAAAGTTCAGGGAAGACCTTTATTATAGGTTGAGTACGGTTGAAATAAACCTGCCCCCGCTTCGCGATAGACGGGACGATATTCACTTGCTGTTCAGAAAATTTGCTTCGGACTTTGGACAAAAATATAAAATGCCCACCATCCGATTGGAGGACGATGCCGTGGAGCTTCTTTTAAAATATCGCTGGCCCGGCAACATCCGTCAATTAAGAAATATTGCTGAACAAGTTTCGGTATTGGAAGAAAATCGAAATATTTCAGCAGCTACGCTAAACAGCTATTTGCCCAACGCAAGCAGTTCCAATTTACCTGCAGTGATAAAGCAGTCCAAAAAAGAGGGTGACTTTAGCAACGAGCGTGAGATTTTGTACAAGGTCCTTTTTGACATGAAGGGTGATTTGAACGATCTCAAAAAATTAACCTTGGAGCTTCTTAAGGATAATGATTCCAACAAAGTTCAGCGCGAAAACGAAGGCTTGATTCGAAAAATCTATGGAAATCAGGAAGAAGAAGATGTAGAACACGAGGAGAAACCTACAGCAGAATTGTTGCATCTTCCAGAACCTGTTGTTGAAGCATCGGCGCCAAGCACAACCCATCAGCCCCCAGAAGACCGCTATCATTTTGCGGAAGAGATCGAAGAGGAAGAAACCCTATCTTTACAGGAAAAGGAAATCGAATTGATCAAAAAATCGTTGGAGCGCAACAAGGGAAAAAGAAAGGCAGCCGCTGCGGAGCTCGGAATTTCCGAAAGGACACTCTACAGAAAAATAAAACAGTACGATCTTTAA
- a CDS encoding co-chaperone GroES codes for MAKVNIKPLADRVLIEPLQAETKTASGIIIPDNAKEKPQKGTVVAVGPGTKDEKVTVKVGDTVLYGKYAGTELKFDGTDYLMMRESDILAIV; via the coding sequence ATGGCTAAAGTAAATATCAAACCATTGGCAGACAGGGTTTTGATCGAGCCTCTACAGGCCGAGACAAAAACTGCCTCCGGTATCATCATCCCGGACAACGCTAAGGAAAAACCACAAAAAGGAACTGTTGTGGCCGTTGGACCTGGAACCAAGGACGAAAAAGTGACCGTTAAAGTGGGCGATACCGTTCTTTATGGAAAATATGCCGGTACTGAACTCAAGTTCGATGGTACTGACTATTTGATGATGCGCGAAAGCGATATTTTGGCAATCGTATAA
- a CDS encoding sialidase family protein — protein sequence MTNRYFIMVLAVLCFYPSNAQRKKNKNNAPLFKESLYDGMKWRMVGPHRGGRAGTVSGVANDPNLYYMGTAGGGVWRTTDAGNSWECISDGYFGGSIGAVTVAESDPNIIYVGEGEQTLRGNVSSGKGLWKSMDAGETWEFIGLKDSEHIARIRVHPKNPDIVYVAAIGNLWKPNETRGVFRSTDGGKNWEKILYVSDKAGAGDLIMDPNNSRILYAATWQMKRNGYRMDSGGPDSKMFKSTDGGDTWKDISENSGLPGFPWGIVGITVSPLDSDRIWAIIEAEDGGVFRSDDAGATWKKVNENRGLRQRAWYYSRIYADTQNIDKVWVMNVSYGVSTDGGNTFTLKTAGHSDHHDLWIDPNNNQRMIIADDGGAQISNDGGNNWTTYYNQPTMQFYRIATDSIFPYRIYGAQQDNTALRVFHRSSGSSITEDDWEPTAGGESAHLAPDPKNNQLVYGGTYKGYMNRLDHTTGQTISTNIWPDNPAGSGAEVMKYRFNWNYPLTFSRHDPNVLYAGSNYLHATTDGGQSWKTISPELARGIPETIESSGGPITQDNTGAEFYSNIFVITESILEKGVIWTGSDDGLIHVTRDNGVTWENVTPPESMSPKLNMINCIDASPFDPGTVYVAASSYKFGDYTPYLYKTNDYGQTWTLITDGIKDNYYTRAIRADKVRKGLLYAGTEWGMYVSFDDGENWTPFQLNLPITAIRDLHVRDNDLIAATHGRGFWMIDDLTPLHQLTKEVAESDFYLYKPDMAYRMHQDRSWQEPNTKLVGENHPDGAIINYYLKSLKETDTVTMEILETDGSVIQTFSNHAKPDRLDPTSTQKLEVAEGGNRFIWNMRYPGYQEFEGMVFYSSPNIGPKAIPGNYKTRLTVNGNSSEQTFSILKDPRVSLSQKDFQDQFDFLMKVREQVSRANNAIINIRSIKKDLAYLKKKTKENAEIQKMAKDFETELSIIENNIHMTKNQSRQDPLNYGIRINNRLAFLMVDSQRGDQKPTQQAQEFFVEVTKELDKEINDLNILVEKQATLINRKVEENQIKLISSQ from the coding sequence ATGACCAACCGCTACTTTATCATGGTACTTGCCGTGCTGTGTTTTTATCCCTCGAACGCTCAACGAAAAAAGAACAAGAACAACGCTCCTCTATTCAAGGAATCCCTTTACGATGGAATGAAATGGAGAATGGTGGGCCCACACCGGGGAGGAAGGGCCGGAACCGTTTCAGGTGTAGCCAACGACCCTAACCTATATTATATGGGTACCGCAGGTGGAGGTGTTTGGAGAACTACTGATGCGGGCAATTCTTGGGAGTGTATTTCTGATGGCTATTTTGGTGGTTCCATTGGAGCTGTCACCGTCGCCGAATCCGACCCTAACATTATATATGTAGGCGAAGGTGAACAAACACTTAGAGGAAATGTTTCCTCGGGCAAAGGACTTTGGAAAAGTATGGATGCCGGTGAAACCTGGGAATTTATAGGACTAAAAGATTCGGAGCACATTGCTCGAATTCGTGTCCATCCCAAGAACCCGGACATTGTTTATGTAGCCGCCATTGGAAACCTCTGGAAGCCTAACGAGACCCGTGGCGTTTTTCGATCCACCGACGGAGGAAAAAATTGGGAGAAAATTCTTTATGTAAGTGATAAAGCGGGTGCTGGAGATTTAATTATGGATCCCAACAACAGTAGAATTCTTTACGCTGCTACTTGGCAGATGAAACGAAACGGTTATCGCATGGACAGTGGCGGCCCCGACAGCAAAATGTTTAAAAGTACCGATGGCGGAGACACTTGGAAGGATATTTCAGAGAATTCAGGATTGCCCGGTTTTCCATGGGGAATTGTAGGGATAACAGTTTCCCCGTTGGATTCTGACAGGATATGGGCCATTATCGAAGCCGAGGACGGTGGTGTTTTCCGTTCCGATGATGCAGGGGCAACTTGGAAAAAAGTCAATGAAAACCGAGGACTAAGGCAACGGGCTTGGTATTACAGTAGAATTTATGCCGACACCCAAAATATCGACAAAGTTTGGGTAATGAATGTGAGCTATGGGGTTTCCACAGATGGAGGAAACACCTTTACACTTAAAACAGCCGGGCATAGTGATCACCATGATCTCTGGATCGACCCTAACAACAATCAAAGAATGATCATTGCCGATGACGGAGGTGCACAAATCTCCAATGATGGTGGAAACAACTGGACCACTTATTACAACCAACCTACCATGCAATTCTATCGAATTGCTACGGATAGTATTTTCCCTTACAGAATATACGGAGCACAGCAGGACAATACTGCCTTGCGTGTTTTCCATCGCTCCTCGGGCTCAAGCATCACAGAAGATGACTGGGAACCCACGGCCGGAGGCGAGAGTGCACATTTGGCACCCGACCCTAAGAACAACCAATTGGTTTATGGAGGAACCTACAAAGGCTACATGAACCGTTTGGACCATACCACCGGTCAAACTATCTCTACCAATATATGGCCCGACAATCCCGCAGGTTCAGGGGCAGAGGTAATGAAGTACCGTTTTAATTGGAACTATCCATTGACTTTTAGCCGACACGACCCCAACGTACTTTATGCTGGTTCAAACTATTTGCATGCAACAACAGATGGTGGACAATCATGGAAAACCATTTCACCTGAATTGGCAAGGGGCATTCCTGAGACCATTGAATCTTCAGGAGGACCCATTACGCAAGACAACACGGGAGCAGAATTTTATTCCAATATTTTTGTGATTACAGAATCCATTCTGGAAAAAGGGGTGATTTGGACAGGTAGTGATGATGGATTGATTCATGTAACTCGCGACAACGGAGTTACTTGGGAAAATGTGACCCCACCTGAATCCATGTCGCCTAAATTGAATATGATCAACTGTATTGATGCAAGTCCGTTTGATCCTGGAACCGTATATGTCGCCGCTTCGTCATACAAATTTGGTGACTACACCCCTTATCTGTACAAAACGAATGATTATGGCCAAACATGGACATTGATTACGGACGGCATTAAAGATAATTACTATACCCGTGCCATCCGTGCCGATAAAGTAAGGAAAGGATTATTGTATGCGGGTACCGAATGGGGCATGTATGTTTCTTTTGATGATGGAGAAAACTGGACACCCTTCCAGTTAAATTTACCTATCACTGCAATACGCGACCTACATGTTAGGGACAATGATTTGATTGCTGCCACCCACGGAAGAGGTTTTTGGATGATTGATGATTTAACACCACTTCATCAGCTTACCAAAGAAGTTGCCGAGAGCGATTTTTATCTGTACAAACCCGATATGGCCTACAGAATGCATCAGGATCGGTCTTGGCAAGAACCCAACACTAAATTAGTAGGGGAAAATCATCCCGATGGAGCAATTATCAACTATTACCTAAAAAGCTTGAAGGAAACCGATACGGTGACCATGGAAATTTTAGAAACAGATGGCAGTGTCATTCAAACTTTTTCCAACCATGCCAAACCTGATAGATTGGATCCCACCTCAACTCAAAAATTGGAAGTTGCCGAAGGAGGCAACCGATTTATCTGGAATATGCGATACCCAGGCTACCAAGAGTTCGAGGGAATGGTGTTCTATTCCTCGCCCAATATTGGTCCAAAAGCGATTCCTGGGAACTACAAGACAAGACTTACCGTAAATGGAAACTCCTCGGAGCAAACCTTCAGCATTTTAAAAGACCCAAGAGTATCGCTCAGCCAAAAAGATTTTCAAGATCAATTCGACTTTTTAATGAAGGTCCGCGAACAAGTCAGCCGTGCCAACAATGCCATCATCAATATTAGGAGCATTAAAAAGGATCTGGCCTATTTAAAGAAGAAAACCAAGGAAAATGCGGAAATCCAGAAAATGGCTAAGGATTTTGAAACGGAGCTTTCCATAATCGAGAACAACATTCACATGACCAAAAATCAGAGTAGGCAAGATCCGTTAAATTATGGTATCCGAATCAATAACAGATTGGCATTTTTGATGGTGGACTCGCAACGTGGCGACCAAAAGCCGACCCAACAGGCCCAAGAGTTTTTTGTGGAGGTGACCAAGGAACTCGACAAGGAAATCAACGACTTAAATATACTGGTGGAAAAGCAAGCCACCCTAATCAACCGGAAAGTGGAAGAGAATCAAATTAAATTGATTTCCTCCCAATAG
- the secG gene encoding preprotein translocase subunit SecG has protein sequence MSTFAIFLVLIIIVCLLLVLVIMVQNPKGGGLSSSFGGSGNQVVGGVKKTGDFLDKSTWTLATLLIVLILLSNVSLKGNYSQADSKLLQGDDTEIPETVPEEVPEQLPPADTTSPVDTIG, from the coding sequence ATGAGCACGTTTGCAATTTTTTTGGTACTGATAATTATCGTGTGCCTTTTGTTGGTCTTGGTCATTATGGTCCAAAATCCTAAAGGTGGTGGATTGTCTTCATCCTTTGGAGGAAGTGGCAACCAAGTTGTTGGTGGTGTAAAAAAGACCGGGGACTTTTTGGATAAAAGTACTTGGACCCTTGCCACCCTTTTGATTGTTTTGATATTGCTTTCCAATGTTTCCCTAAAAGGGAACTATAGCCAAGCAGATTCCAAACTACTTCAAGGCGACGATACGGAAATACCAGAAACGGTTCCAGAGGAAGTACCTGAACAACTTCCACCTGCCGACACTACAAGTCCAGTAGACACTATTGGATAA
- the groL gene encoding chaperonin GroEL (60 kDa chaperone family; promotes refolding of misfolded polypeptides especially under stressful conditions; forms two stacked rings of heptamers to form a barrel-shaped 14mer; ends can be capped by GroES; misfolded proteins enter the barrel where they are refolded when GroES binds), producing the protein MAKDIKFDIDARDGLKRGVDKLAEAVKVTLGPKGRNVIISKSFGAPQVTKDGVSVAKEIELEDALEDMGAQMVKEVASRTNDQAGDGTTTATVLAQAIVKEGLKNVAAGANPMDLKRGIDKAVEALVADLEKQTKKIGNDSDKIKQVASISSNNDQTIGDLIAKAFAKVGNEGVITVEEAKGTDTYVDVVEGMQFDRGYLSPYFVTDTDKMIADLENPYILLFDKKISNLQEILPILEPVAQSGRPLLIIAEDVEGQALATLVVNKLRGGLKIAAVKAPGFGDRRKAMLEDIAILTGGTVISEERGFSLENASLDMLGTAETVTIDKDNTTIVNGSGNADDIKARVSQIKAQIETTTSDYDKEKLQERLAKLAGGVAVLYVGAASEVEMKEKKDRVDDALHATRAAVEEGIVAGGGVALVRAKKVLEKLATDSLDETTGVQIVAKAIESPLRTIVENAGGEGSVVIAKVLEGKKDFGYDAKSDQYVDMLKAGIIDPKKVTRIALENAASVAGMILTTECALTDIKEDAPAMPPMGGGGGMPGMM; encoded by the coding sequence ATGGCAAAAGATATTAAGTTTGATATAGATGCACGTGACGGACTGAAAAGAGGCGTTGACAAATTGGCCGAGGCCGTTAAGGTAACCTTGGGGCCAAAAGGTAGAAACGTAATCATCAGCAAGTCTTTTGGGGCACCACAAGTAACCAAAGATGGTGTTTCTGTTGCAAAAGAAATTGAATTGGAAGACGCCCTTGAGGACATGGGTGCACAAATGGTGAAGGAAGTTGCTTCCAGAACCAACGACCAAGCCGGTGATGGTACAACTACCGCAACTGTATTGGCGCAGGCTATCGTGAAAGAAGGGCTTAAAAACGTCGCCGCCGGAGCAAATCCTATGGATTTGAAACGAGGAATCGATAAAGCCGTTGAAGCCTTGGTGGCCGATTTGGAAAAACAAACCAAGAAAATAGGTAACGACTCTGACAAGATCAAGCAAGTAGCTTCTATCTCTTCCAATAATGACCAAACAATTGGTGACCTTATCGCCAAGGCGTTCGCCAAAGTTGGAAATGAAGGTGTAATTACCGTAGAGGAAGCAAAAGGTACCGACACTTACGTTGATGTTGTTGAAGGTATGCAGTTTGATAGAGGATACCTTTCCCCTTACTTCGTTACCGATACCGATAAGATGATCGCCGATTTGGAGAATCCTTACATTCTTCTTTTTGATAAGAAAATCTCCAATCTACAGGAAATCCTTCCTATTCTTGAGCCAGTAGCACAGTCTGGAAGACCACTTTTGATCATTGCTGAAGACGTAGAAGGGCAAGCCCTAGCTACTTTGGTAGTGAACAAATTGAGAGGTGGCCTTAAGATTGCCGCTGTAAAAGCGCCAGGTTTTGGTGACAGAAGAAAAGCTATGTTGGAAGACATCGCTATCCTAACCGGTGGTACCGTAATCTCTGAAGAAAGAGGATTCTCTTTGGAAAACGCTTCTTTGGATATGTTGGGTACTGCTGAAACCGTAACCATCGACAAAGACAACACTACAATTGTTAATGGTAGCGGAAATGCAGATGACATTAAAGCTAGAGTGAGCCAGATTAAAGCTCAAATCGAGACTACTACATCGGATTATGACAAAGAAAAACTTCAGGAACGTTTGGCCAAATTGGCTGGTGGTGTTGCCGTACTTTATGTAGGTGCAGCTTCTGAAGTAGAAATGAAAGAGAAGAAAGATCGTGTGGATGATGCCTTGCACGCAACCCGTGCCGCTGTAGAAGAAGGTATTGTTGCAGGTGGTGGTGTTGCCTTGGTAAGAGCGAAGAAAGTTCTTGAAAAATTAGCAACAGACTCTTTGGACGAAACGACAGGTGTACAAATTGTGGCCAAGGCCATCGAATCTCCTTTACGTACCATTGTAGAGAATGCTGGCGGTGAAGGTTCCGTAGTTATCGCTAAAGTTCTTGAAGGCAAAAAAGACTTTGGTTACGATGCCAAATCCGACCAATACGTGGATATGCTTAAAGCAGGAATCATTGACCCTAAAAAAGTAACCCGTATTGCTTTGGAAAATGCAGCATCGGTAGCAGGTATGATTTTGACCACAGAATGTGCATTGACCGACATTAAGGAAGATGCCCCTGCAATGCCTCCAATGGGAGGTGGCGGTGGAATGCCAGGTATGATGTAA
- a CDS encoding efflux RND transporter periplasmic adaptor subunit, translating to MKKENIIYIGVAVVVGLLVGYLIFGNGADITNEDEHDHSTEIASDDMWTCSMHPQIMQPESGSCPICGMDLIPADNAGEGLMANQIKMTENAMVLAGVETVMVGSGVDSKDHVKVSGKVAVNQESDAVQSAYFDGRIEKIFINFEGEAIRKGQKLATIYAPVLVSAQQELLTAANLKESQPQLYKAVRNKLKLWKLSEAQINEIESAGQVLENFPVYSNVSGVVSEIMMEEGDYIKTGSPLLKVANLNSVWTIFDAYENQLSLFKEGQTLNVTTKSYPNKTFPAKVSFVSPLLNKNTRTLEVRAELDNKEGLLKPGMFVQAEVEVSNHQNESLTIPESAVLWTGKRSLVYVQPNPDNAIFEMREVELGNLRNGSYVVNSGLKSGDLVVAQGTFTVDAAAQLQGKKSMMNQDGTASTMNHDHVDMPGAMKMEFSPEAQSKFNDLLNIYLDLKDALVASDQERTQVLTQKAARIASEINNLEMDDMGKSHLSKLKEQLTNMASKSSLADQREDFILLSQNIIQIGQQMNDLETKLYVQHCPMANNDKGANWLSLEEEIRNPYYGDAMLTCGSVVGTIN from the coding sequence ATGAAAAAGGAAAACATCATATACATTGGAGTTGCGGTTGTGGTCGGATTATTGGTGGGATATCTCATATTTGGAAATGGTGCCGATATCACAAACGAAGACGAGCATGACCATAGCACGGAAATTGCTTCGGACGACATGTGGACCTGTTCCATGCATCCACAGATTATGCAACCAGAGTCGGGGTCGTGCCCTATTTGTGGCATGGATTTGATTCCTGCCGACAATGCGGGAGAAGGTCTTATGGCAAATCAAATTAAAATGACCGAGAATGCCATGGTATTGGCAGGAGTGGAAACTGTGATGGTGGGTTCTGGAGTTGATAGCAAAGACCATGTTAAAGTTTCTGGTAAAGTAGCTGTCAACCAGGAATCGGATGCGGTTCAATCGGCTTATTTTGATGGAAGGATAGAAAAGATCTTTATCAATTTTGAGGGAGAAGCGATTCGAAAAGGCCAAAAGTTAGCCACTATTTATGCCCCGGTCTTGGTTTCGGCCCAACAAGAACTGTTGACGGCAGCCAATTTAAAGGAATCCCAACCCCAATTGTACAAAGCCGTTCGCAACAAATTGAAACTTTGGAAATTGTCCGAAGCACAAATCAACGAAATCGAAAGTGCTGGACAAGTACTGGAAAATTTCCCGGTGTACTCCAATGTGAGTGGTGTAGTTTCCGAAATTATGATGGAGGAAGGCGATTACATCAAAACAGGTTCACCTTTGTTGAAAGTGGCCAATCTAAATTCGGTTTGGACTATTTTTGATGCCTATGAAAACCAATTGAGCTTGTTTAAGGAAGGGCAAACGTTGAACGTGACCACAAAATCATACCCAAACAAAACATTCCCTGCCAAAGTCTCCTTTGTATCTCCGCTATTGAACAAGAATACAAGGACCTTGGAGGTGCGAGCAGAGCTTGACAACAAAGAAGGGTTGCTCAAACCAGGCATGTTTGTACAGGCTGAAGTTGAGGTTTCAAACCATCAAAATGAATCGTTGACCATACCGGAAAGTGCCGTTCTTTGGACTGGAAAACGTTCCTTGGTCTATGTACAGCCAAATCCAGACAATGCCATTTTTGAAATGCGAGAGGTTGAGCTAGGAAATTTGAGAAATGGCAGTTATGTGGTCAATTCAGGGTTAAAATCGGGAGACTTGGTAGTCGCCCAAGGTACTTTTACGGTAGATGCCGCGGCTCAGTTGCAGGGTAAAAAATCCATGATGAATCAAGATGGAACAGCATCAACCATGAATCATGACCATGTAGATATGCCTGGTGCAATGAAAATGGAATTTTCCCCAGAGGCACAATCAAAGTTCAACGACCTTTTAAATATTTATCTGGATTTGAAAGATGCCTTGGTTGCATCTGACCAAGAACGAACACAAGTGTTGACACAGAAAGCAGCAAGGATTGCCTCAGAAATAAATAATTTGGAGATGGATGATATGGGCAAAAGTCACCTATCAAAATTAAAAGAACAACTAACAAATATGGCCTCAAAAAGTAGTTTGGCGGACCAACGTGAGGATTTTATCTTGCTTTCCCAAAACATAATTCAAATAGGGCAACAAATGAATGATTTGGAGACTAAACTATATGTGCAGCATTGCCCAATGGCCAATAACGACAAGGGTGCCAATTGGCTCAGTTTGGAAGAGGAAATACGCAACCCCTATTATGGGGATGCGATGCTTACCTGTGGCAGTGTGGTGGGAACCATCAACTAG
- a CDS encoding LptE family protein, giving the protein MRTMKKNGLKVGLLGLVFFLSNCGAYNFSGADIGTAQSFQVNFFQNYADQTPGSVIVPGLGRDFTLALQDMINNLTSLSLTGSNGDLLYEGEIVGYKIVPMTATSDQRTSQNRLTMTVNVRFYNTTKEDADFEKRFSFFYDFDAAAPLPSIQAAAHEEIFERLTQDIFNASLGNW; this is encoded by the coding sequence ATGAGAACAATGAAAAAAAATGGACTAAAGGTTGGACTACTTGGATTGGTTTTCTTTCTATCCAATTGTGGAGCATATAATTTTTCTGGAGCGGACATTGGGACCGCACAGAGTTTCCAGGTCAACTTTTTCCAAAATTATGCAGATCAAACACCCGGTTCGGTTATTGTGCCCGGATTAGGGCGTGATTTTACCTTGGCACTTCAGGACATGATCAACAACCTCACCAGTTTGTCCCTTACTGGAAGCAATGGTGATTTGTTGTACGAAGGTGAGATTGTGGGGTACAAGATTGTTCCCATGACGGCCACCTCAGATCAACGCACCTCCCAAAACCGACTGACAATGACTGTAAATGTTCGGTTTTATAACACCACAAAGGAAGATGCTGATTTTGAAAAACGGTTTTCCTTCTTTTACGATTTTGATGCCGCAGCTCCGTTGCCATCAATACAAGCTGCTGCGCACGAAGAAATTTTTGAACGACTTACCCAGGACATTTTTAATGCATCCTTGGGAAATTGGTAA
- the miaB gene encoding tRNA (N6-isopentenyl adenosine(37)-C2)-methylthiotransferase MiaB, whose amino-acid sequence MEKVIDESQQGSTLSLENNEKNGRKLYIESYGCQMNFSDSEIVASILAKEGFNTTQNLDDADLVLVNTCSIREKAEQTVRKRLEKFNAVKRTKPNMKVGVLGCMAERLKSKFLEEEKIVDMVVGPDAYKDLPNLIQEIDEGRNAVNVILSKDETYGDVAPVRLNTNGVSAFVSITRGCDNMCTFCVVPFTRGRERSRDPQSILEEVNDLWEKGFKEITLLGQNVDSYLWYGGGLKKDFDKASDMQKATSVNFAGLLELVAQAQPKMRIRFSTSNPQDMTLDVIEAMAKYENICKYIHLPVQSGSNRILKAMNRLHTREEYFELIDNIRKIIPDCAISQDMITGFPTETEEDHQDTLSLMEYVKYDFGFMFAYSERPGTMAERKMEDDIPDETKKRRLQEIIEVQQKHSHYRTQQHLGKTEEVLIEGPSKKSDAHWMGRNSQNTVVVFPKENYKVGDFVNVKINECTSATLIGEAVGYSENN is encoded by the coding sequence GTGGAAAAAGTAATAGATGAAAGCCAACAAGGAAGCACCTTGTCGCTGGAAAACAACGAAAAGAACGGCCGAAAACTTTACATAGAAAGCTACGGTTGCCAGATGAACTTTTCCGATAGCGAGATTGTGGCGTCCATATTGGCCAAGGAAGGTTTCAACACCACCCAAAACTTGGATGATGCCGATTTGGTTCTGGTAAACACCTGCTCCATTCGCGAAAAAGCAGAACAAACCGTTCGCAAGCGACTGGAGAAGTTCAATGCCGTAAAAAGAACCAAACCAAATATGAAAGTTGGTGTTTTGGGCTGCATGGCGGAACGTTTGAAAAGTAAGTTCCTAGAAGAGGAAAAAATTGTGGATATGGTCGTGGGGCCCGATGCCTATAAAGACCTGCCCAACCTTATCCAAGAAATAGACGAAGGTAGAAATGCCGTAAACGTTATCCTTTCCAAAGATGAAACCTACGGCGATGTAGCGCCTGTTCGGCTAAACACCAACGGAGTCTCTGCTTTTGTTTCCATTACCCGTGGTTGCGACAACATGTGCACGTTCTGTGTGGTTCCCTTTACCCGTGGAAGAGAGCGCAGTCGTGATCCACAATCCATTTTGGAAGAGGTGAATGATCTTTGGGAAAAAGGATTCAAGGAAATTACACTTTTAGGTCAAAATGTGGACAGTTACCTTTGGTACGGTGGTGGATTAAAAAAAGATTTTGACAAAGCTTCGGACATGCAAAAAGCAACTTCCGTAAACTTTGCCGGATTGTTGGAACTTGTAGCACAGGCCCAACCTAAAATGCGTATCCGTTTCTCCACATCCAACCCACAAGACATGACTTTGGACGTTATCGAGGCGATGGCCAAATACGAAAACATCTGCAAATACATTCACTTGCCCGTACAAAGTGGAAGCAACCGCATTTTAAAGGCGATGAATCGTTTGCACACTCGTGAGGAATATTTTGAGCTTATCGACAACATCAGAAAAATTATTCCCGATTGCGCCATCAGTCAGGATATGATCACAGGCTTCCCAACGGAAACCGAGGAAGACCATCAAGATACCTTAAGCCTGATGGAGTACGTGAAGTACGATTTTGGTTTTATGTTCGCTTATTCCGAAAGACCTGGAACCATGGCCGAACGCAAAATGGAAGATGACATTCCTGATGAGACAAAGAAAAGACGCTTGCAGGAAATTATTGAAGTTCAACAAAAACACAGCCATTACCGCACCCAACAGCATCTGGGTAAAACCGAAGAAGTCCTTATAGAAGGACCCTCCAAAAAATCCGATGCACATTGGATGGGGCGAAATTCTCAGAACACCGTTGTAGTTTTTCCAAAGGAAAATTACAAAGTGGGCGATTTTGTGAACGTAAAAATCAACGAATGTACCTCAGCTACCCTTATTGGTGAGGCTGTAGGATATTCAGAAAACAATTAA